Proteins from a genomic interval of Haemophilus parainfluenzae T3T1:
- a CDS encoding NADH:ubiquinone reductase (Na(+)-transporting) subunit B, which translates to MGLKNLFEKMEPAFLPGGKYSKLYPVFESIYTLLYTPGTVTHKNTHVRDALDSKRMMITVFLALFPAIFYGMYNVGNQAIPALNQLGNLDQLIANDWHYALASSLGLDLTNNATWGSKMALGAIFFLPIYLVVFTVCTIWELLFSVVRGHEVNEGMFVSTILFALIVPPTLPLWQAALGITFGIVVAKEIFGGVGRNFMNPALAGRAFLFFAYPAQISGDLVWTAADGFSGATALSQWSQGGQAALQHTVTGQPITWMDAFIGNIPGSMGEVSTLALLIGGAVIVFTRIASWRIMAGVMIGMIGTATLFNLIGSDSNQMFSMPWHWHFVLGGFALGMIFMATDPVSASFTNTGKWWYGALIGVMAVLIRTVNPAYPEGMMLAILFANLFAPIFDYIVVQANIKRRRARTNG; encoded by the coding sequence ATGGGTTTAAAAAATCTTTTTGAAAAAATGGAACCCGCGTTTTTACCAGGTGGTAAATACAGCAAGCTTTATCCGGTCTTTGAATCGATTTATACCTTGCTTTATACACCAGGTACGGTAACGCACAAAAACACACACGTTCGTGATGCGTTAGACTCAAAACGTATGATGATTACGGTTTTCCTTGCGTTGTTCCCAGCGATTTTCTATGGGATGTACAATGTGGGTAACCAAGCGATCCCTGCCTTAAATCAATTAGGCAATTTAGATCAATTAATTGCTAACGATTGGCACTATGCGCTTGCAAGTTCATTAGGTTTAGATTTAACCAATAATGCAACTTGGGGCTCAAAAATGGCGTTAGGGGCGATCTTCTTCTTACCAATTTACTTAGTGGTATTTACCGTTTGTACAATTTGGGAATTATTATTCTCAGTGGTGCGTGGTCATGAAGTAAATGAAGGGATGTTCGTTTCAACCATTTTATTTGCGTTAATCGTTCCACCAACATTGCCATTATGGCAAGCCGCACTAGGTATCACCTTTGGTATCGTGGTTGCGAAAGAAATCTTTGGTGGTGTAGGTCGTAACTTTATGAACCCTGCACTTGCTGGTCGTGCATTCTTATTCTTCGCTTATCCGGCTCAAATTTCCGGTGACTTAGTATGGACTGCTGCAGATGGTTTCTCAGGCGCAACCGCACTTTCACAATGGTCTCAAGGTGGTCAAGCTGCATTACAACACACGGTAACCGGTCAACCTATTACTTGGATGGATGCCTTCATTGGTAATATCCCTGGTTCAATGGGTGAGGTTTCAACCCTTGCGTTATTAATCGGTGGTGCAGTGATTGTATTCACTCGAATTGCTTCTTGGCGCATTATGGCTGGTGTCATGATCGGTATGATTGGTACAGCAACCTTATTCAACTTAATCGGTTCTGATTCTAACCAAATGTTCTCAATGCCTTGGCATTGGCACTTTGTATTAGGTGGTTTTGCACTTGGTATGATCTTTATGGCAACCGACCCAGTATCAGCTTCATTTACCAACACGGGTAAATGGTGGTACGGTGCGTTAATTGGCGTGATGGCGGTATTAATTCGTACAGTGAACCCAGCTTATCCAGAAGGGATGATGTTAGCGATTTTATTTGCAAACTTATTTGCACCAATTTTCGACTACATCGTGGTTCAAGCAAATATCAAACGTCGGAGAGCAAGAACAAATGGCTAA
- a CDS encoding Na(+)-translocating NADH-quinone reductase subunit A, producing the protein MITIKKGLDLPIAGKPAQVIHSGNAVNQVAILGEEYVGMRPSMKVREGDVVKKGQVLFEDKKNPGVVFTAPASGTITVINRGEKRVLQSVVIEVQGNDQVTFAKYNAGELNTLSSEQVKQNLVESGLWTAFRTRPFSKVPALDAEPSSLFVNAMDTNPLAANPEVVLKEHWQDFIDGLTVLSRLFPNKPLNLCKAGDSNIPTVDLPNLKVHDFGGVHPAGLVGTHIHFIDPVGVNKTVWHINYQDVIAVGKLFTTGELYLERIISLAGPQVKEPRLVRTVIGANLSQLTAGELKDGNNRVISGSVLCGQTAKDAHDYLGRYALQVSVIAEGNEKEFLGWITPQSNKYSITRTVLGHFGKKLFNFTTAENGGERAMVPIGSYERVMPLDILPTLLLRDLIVGDTDGAQALGCLELDEEDLALCSFVCPGKYEYGSILRQVLDKIEKEG; encoded by the coding sequence ATGATTACAATCAAAAAAGGCTTGGATCTTCCTATTGCAGGAAAACCAGCACAAGTAATCCATAGCGGTAACGCTGTGAATCAGGTTGCGATTCTTGGTGAAGAGTATGTGGGTATGCGTCCTTCTATGAAGGTACGTGAAGGCGATGTTGTGAAAAAAGGCCAAGTGCTTTTTGAAGACAAGAAAAACCCTGGAGTGGTTTTCACAGCCCCTGCAAGTGGTACTATCACTGTAATTAATCGTGGCGAAAAACGTGTATTACAATCTGTGGTCATTGAGGTGCAAGGTAACGATCAAGTTACTTTCGCTAAATATAACGCAGGTGAGCTCAATACGCTTTCTTCTGAACAAGTTAAACAAAACCTCGTTGAATCCGGTTTGTGGACAGCGTTCCGCACCCGTCCGTTCAGCAAAGTGCCTGCCTTAGATGCAGAACCTTCTTCTCTGTTTGTAAATGCGATGGATACCAATCCTTTGGCAGCAAATCCAGAGGTGGTGTTAAAAGAGCATTGGCAAGATTTTATTGACGGTTTAACAGTATTAAGTCGTCTATTCCCAAATAAACCATTAAATTTATGTAAAGCGGGTGATAGCAATATCCCAACCGTGGATTTACCTAACCTAAAAGTACATGATTTTGGTGGTGTTCATCCTGCTGGTTTAGTAGGTACTCATATTCACTTTATCGATCCAGTTGGTGTGAATAAAACCGTATGGCATATCAATTACCAAGATGTGATTGCTGTAGGTAAATTATTCACTACGGGCGAACTTTATTTAGAACGCATTATTTCTCTTGCGGGTCCGCAAGTGAAAGAGCCTCGTTTAGTTCGTACCGTAATCGGTGCTAACCTTTCTCAATTAACGGCAGGTGAGTTAAAAGACGGTAATAACCGTGTGATTTCTGGTTCTGTGCTTTGTGGTCAAACAGCAAAAGATGCTCACGACTATTTGGGTCGTTATGCATTACAAGTTTCTGTGATTGCAGAAGGTAATGAGAAAGAGTTCTTAGGTTGGATCACACCACAATCGAACAAATATTCGATTACCCGTACCGTATTAGGTCACTTTGGTAAGAAATTATTCAATTTCACTACTGCAGAAAATGGTGGTGAGCGTGCAATGGTACCAATCGGTAGCTATGAGCGCGTAATGCCGTTGGATATTTTACCGACATTATTATTACGTGATTTAATCGTGGGCGATACCGATGGTGCACAAGCGTTAGGTTGTCTTGAATTAGATGAAGAAGACTTAGCATTATGTTCTTTCGTTTGCCCGGGCAAATATGAATACGGTTCAATCTTGCGTCAAGTATTAGATAAGATTGAGAAGGAAGGTTAA
- a CDS encoding BolA family protein — MSKQQELLERIQTEFQPHFATVENESHMHSSGRGADSHFKLVIVSDAFEGMRKVQRHQKLYQLFADDLKNGIHALALHLYTKSEWESLGEAFPKSPNCLGVGQ, encoded by the coding sequence ATGTCAAAACAGCAAGAATTATTAGAGAGAATTCAAACCGAATTTCAACCGCACTTTGCCACCGTGGAAAATGAAAGCCATATGCACAGTTCCGGTCGTGGAGCCGATTCTCATTTTAAATTAGTGATTGTCAGCGATGCTTTTGAAGGCATGCGCAAGGTGCAGCGTCACCAAAAACTTTACCAACTTTTTGCCGATGATTTAAAAAATGGCATTCACGCATTAGCTCTTCACCTCTATACAAAAAGCGAATGGGAGAGTCTAGGTGAAGCATTTCCAAAATCACCAAATTGTCTTGGTGTTGGACAGTAA
- a CDS encoding YajG family lipoprotein: MKVTNKIKVLSTMTLAAATLFLAGCQAQSNTLTFTPQSPTASMNINQSAVVTVNTRDSRPQQEIATYTKSGELIKLNASPSVTQLFQQVMQQNLVSKGFRIGQANNANAGVTVEVKEFNTHVDQGNLRYTLNSKIQAVVYVQGPRGQYNKTFNATRSQSGAFNASNDEIQKVLGETFKDIVNNIYQDQEVTNAINQYTN; encoded by the coding sequence ATGAAAGTAACAAACAAAATCAAAGTATTATCAACAATGACGTTGGCGGCTGCGACATTATTTTTAGCAGGTTGCCAAGCGCAATCTAATACCTTAACTTTTACCCCTCAATCGCCAACTGCATCAATGAATATTAACCAATCAGCAGTGGTAACAGTTAATACTCGTGATTCTCGTCCACAACAAGAAATTGCAACTTATACTAAATCAGGTGAGCTGATTAAATTAAACGCCTCACCAAGCGTCACTCAACTTTTCCAACAAGTGATGCAACAAAATTTAGTCAGCAAAGGGTTCCGTATCGGGCAAGCTAATAATGCAAATGCTGGTGTAACCGTTGAAGTGAAAGAATTCAATACTCACGTAGATCAGGGTAATTTACGTTATACCTTGAACAGCAAAATTCAAGCAGTTGTTTATGTACAAGGTCCACGCGGACAATACAACAAAACCTTTAATGCGACCCGTTCACAATCTGGCGCATTTAATGCGAGCAATGATGAAATTCAAAAAGTGTTAGGCGAAACCTTCAAAGATATTGTTAATAATATTTATCAAGATCAAGAAGTTACTAACGCAATTAATCAATATACTAATTAA
- the corA gene encoding magnesium/cobalt transporter CorA, translating to MINAFAINDSRLLRIDDEPAELSSAIWLDLLEPTGEEREMLQEGLGQSLASFLELEDIEASARFFEDEDGLHLHSFFYCEDEENYADLASVAFTIRDGRLFTLRDRELPAFRLYRMRSRSQRLLECNAYEVLLDLFETKIEQLADVIENVYADLEKLSRVILNGTQDEAFDEALNTLTEQEDTSSKVRLCLMDTQRALGFLVRKTRLPANQLEQAREILRDIESLQPHNESLFQKVNFLMQAAMGYINIEQNKIMKFFSVVSVMFLPATLVASTYGMNFEFMPELHFKYGYPMAIGLMIGAALTPYIYFKRKGWL from the coding sequence ATGATTAACGCTTTTGCCATTAACGATTCCCGTTTGCTTCGTATTGATGACGAACCAGCCGAGCTCAGTTCTGCTATTTGGTTAGATTTACTGGAGCCGACAGGGGAAGAACGTGAAATGCTGCAAGAAGGCTTAGGACAAAGTCTCGCCTCATTCCTCGAATTAGAAGACATCGAGGCATCCGCGCGTTTCTTCGAAGACGAAGACGGTTTACACTTGCACTCATTCTTCTATTGTGAAGACGAAGAAAACTACGCTGACCTCGCAAGCGTGGCATTTACTATCCGTGATGGTCGTCTATTTACCTTGCGTGATCGTGAGTTACCGGCATTCCGTTTATATCGTATGCGTTCCCGTAGTCAACGCTTATTAGAATGCAATGCGTATGAAGTTTTGCTCGACTTATTTGAAACCAAAATTGAGCAATTAGCGGATGTTATCGAAAACGTTTATGCGGATTTAGAAAAATTAAGTCGTGTAATTCTAAACGGTACGCAAGATGAAGCTTTCGATGAAGCCTTAAATACCCTAACAGAACAAGAAGATACCAGTTCTAAAGTGCGTTTGTGTTTGATGGATACACAACGTGCATTGGGTTTCTTGGTGCGTAAAACACGTTTACCGGCTAATCAGTTAGAACAAGCTCGTGAAATCTTACGAGATATCGAATCCTTGCAACCGCATAATGAGTCTTTATTCCAAAAAGTAAACTTTTTAATGCAGGCGGCAATGGGTTATATTAATATCGAGCAGAATAAAATCATGAAATTCTTCTCGGTGGTGTCTGTGATGTTCCTACCGGCAACACTTGTGGCATCCACTTACGGAATGAACTTTGAATTTATGCCGGAGCTTCATTTTAAATATGGCTATCCAATGGCTATTGGCTTAATGATTGGTGCGGCACTTACACCTTACATCTATTTCAAACGGAAAGGTTGGTTATAA
- a CDS encoding YggT family protein gives MEISQTALFLGSIIDLYCLVLILRVWLPLANVDYYNSISQFTLKFTQPVVAPLRKVFPVVKKVETAALVLVFLLCGLKSVLFGGLNLNYFLLLGILGLIKNIGIAIFYVLIAGAILSWFNRGNNPAFYALYQLTEPLLKPIKRILPTVGVIDFSPMVIAIVLLFLNNLFYDYFKVLWVIAA, from the coding sequence ATGGAAATTTCCCAAACTGCGTTATTTTTAGGATCGATTATCGATCTGTATTGTTTAGTGTTAATTTTACGCGTATGGCTTCCCTTAGCGAACGTGGATTATTACAATTCTATTTCTCAATTTACACTGAAATTTACCCAACCAGTTGTTGCACCATTGCGTAAAGTTTTTCCTGTGGTGAAAAAAGTGGAAACTGCTGCACTGGTTTTAGTCTTCTTGCTTTGCGGATTAAAATCGGTTCTGTTTGGCGGGTTAAATCTCAACTACTTCCTACTATTGGGCATATTAGGGTTGATTAAAAATATCGGTATAGCTATTTTCTATGTGTTAATCGCCGGTGCAATTTTAAGTTGGTTTAATCGTGGCAATAATCCTGCATTCTATGCGTTATATCAACTTACCGAGCCATTATTAAAACCAATTAAACGCATTTTACCAACCGTGGGCGTCATTGATTTTTCACCGATGGTTATCGCTATTGTTCTATTATTTTTGAATAATCTCTTTTACGATTATTTCAAGGTTTTATGGGTAATCGCCGCTTAA
- the yggU gene encoding DUF167 family protein YggU, which translates to MSAIEQTPEGLRLKIILQPKASKDQIVGLHDDELKITITAPPVDGQANAHLLKFLSKAFKVPKSSIVLEKGELNRHKQVWIPSPKLIPSEIQNLL; encoded by the coding sequence ATGTCTGCAATCGAACAAACGCCTGAAGGATTACGTCTTAAAATCATTTTGCAACCCAAAGCTAGCAAAGATCAAATCGTGGGATTACATGATGATGAGCTCAAGATTACGATTACAGCTCCACCAGTTGATGGTCAAGCAAATGCCCACCTGCTGAAATTTTTGAGTAAAGCATTCAAAGTACCTAAGAGCTCAATAGTTCTTGAAAAAGGTGAATTAAACCGACATAAACAAGTTTGGATTCCTTCGCCTAAATTAATTCCATCCGAAATTCAAAATCTCTTATAA
- the leuS gene encoding leucine--tRNA ligase, producing the protein MQQHYRPDLIEPSVQQYWAENKVFKAIKDTSKEKYYCLSMFPYPSGRLHMGHVRNYTIGDVVSRYQRMNGKNVLQPIGWDAFGLPAEGAAIKNKTAPAKWTYENIEYMKNQLKMLGFGYDWDREIATCSPEYYKWEQWFFTELYKKGLVYKKTSTVNWCPNDETVLANEQVHEGCCWRCDTPVEQKEIPQWFIKITDYAEQLLGGLDQLPQWPDMVKTMQRNWIGRSEGVEITFDVADTAEKVSVYTTRPDTFYGVSYLGIAAAHPLAELAAEKNPQLAEFIREAKNAKVAEADLATMEKKGMATGLFAIHPLTGEKLPIWVANFVLMHYGTGAVMAVPAHDQRDFEFAQKYNLPIKQVIAPLADEEIDLTKQAFVEHGKLVNSAEFDGLDFDSAFNGIANKLEKLGVGKRQVNYRLRDWGVSRQRYWGAPIPMLTLPNGETVPAPIEDLPIILPEDVVMDGVKSPIKADPNWAKTTFNGEPALKETDTFDTFMESSWYYARYTSPSYAEGMLDKDEANYWLPVDQYIGGIEHATMHLLYFRFFHKLLRDAGFVTSDEPAQKLLCQGMVLADAFYYTSPTNERIWVSPTQVTLERDEKGRIIKATDPEGRELVHTGMTKMSKSKNNGIDPQEMVEKYGADTVRLFMMFASPAEMTLEWQESGVEGAKRFLGRVWNLVYEYSQNPAKTALDVTALSADQKALRRDVHKTIAKVSDDIGRRQTFNTAIAAVMELMNKLTRAPLDSEQDRAVMAEALSAVVRMLYPITPHICFELWKALGNENNIDHAEWVKADEAAMVEDEKLIVVQVNGKVRGKVTVAADADEETVKMVAFADENVKKFTDNTQIVKVIYVPGKLLNVVVKPQ; encoded by the coding sequence ATGCAACAACATTACCGTCCCGATTTGATTGAGCCTTCAGTTCAACAATATTGGGCTGAAAATAAAGTCTTCAAAGCCATCAAAGATACGTCTAAAGAAAAATATTACTGTCTTTCAATGTTCCCTTACCCATCTGGTCGTTTACACATGGGCCACGTGCGTAACTACACTATCGGTGATGTGGTTTCTCGTTATCAACGTATGAACGGTAAAAATGTTTTACAACCGATTGGTTGGGATGCATTTGGTTTGCCGGCTGAAGGTGCTGCGATTAAAAATAAAACTGCGCCCGCAAAATGGACCTACGAAAACATCGAATATATGAAAAACCAGCTCAAAATGTTGGGCTTTGGTTACGACTGGGATCGCGAAATTGCGACTTGCAGTCCAGAATACTACAAATGGGAACAATGGTTCTTCACTGAGCTTTATAAAAAAGGCTTAGTTTACAAAAAAACCTCAACCGTAAACTGGTGTCCGAACGATGAAACCGTATTAGCTAACGAACAGGTGCACGAAGGTTGCTGCTGGCGTTGTGACACTCCGGTCGAACAAAAAGAAATCCCACAATGGTTCATTAAAATCACCGACTATGCAGAGCAATTATTAGGTGGATTAGACCAACTGCCACAATGGCCAGACATGGTAAAAACCATGCAACGTAACTGGATTGGCCGTTCTGAAGGGGTGGAAATTACGTTTGATGTGGCGGATACCGCAGAAAAAGTTTCGGTTTATACCACCCGTCCTGATACTTTCTATGGTGTGAGCTATTTAGGTATTGCAGCTGCTCACCCATTAGCAGAATTAGCGGCAGAAAAAAATCCTCAATTGGCTGAATTCATCCGTGAAGCGAAAAATGCCAAAGTGGCCGAAGCAGACCTTGCCACAATGGAGAAAAAAGGGATGGCAACCGGCTTATTCGCTATTCATCCATTAACTGGTGAAAAATTACCGATTTGGGTCGCTAACTTTGTGTTAATGCACTACGGTACTGGCGCAGTAATGGCAGTTCCGGCTCACGACCAACGCGACTTTGAATTTGCTCAAAAATACAATTTGCCAATTAAACAAGTGATCGCACCGCTTGCAGATGAAGAAATTGATTTAACCAAACAAGCTTTTGTCGAACACGGTAAATTAGTGAACTCAGCTGAGTTTGATGGTTTAGATTTTGATAGCGCATTCAACGGCATCGCGAACAAATTAGAAAAATTAGGCGTAGGTAAACGCCAAGTGAACTATCGTTTACGTGACTGGGGCGTTTCTCGTCAGCGTTATTGGGGGGCACCAATTCCAATGCTCACCTTACCAAACGGTGAAACTGTGCCAGCACCAATCGAAGATTTACCGATTATTCTGCCGGAAGATGTGGTTATGGATGGTGTGAAAAGCCCAATTAAAGCCGATCCAAACTGGGCGAAAACCACCTTCAACGGTGAACCTGCATTAAAAGAAACCGATACCTTTGATACCTTTATGGAATCTTCTTGGTACTACGCACGCTACACCTCACCAAGCTATGCTGAAGGCATGTTGGATAAAGATGAAGCGAATTACTGGTTACCCGTGGATCAATATATCGGCGGTATCGAGCACGCGACCATGCACTTGCTCTACTTCCGTTTCTTCCATAAATTATTGCGTGATGCAGGTTTCGTAACGAGCGATGAGCCAGCACAAAAATTATTATGCCAAGGCATGGTGTTAGCCGATGCGTTCTACTACACCAGTCCAACCAACGAGCGTATTTGGGTCAGCCCAACGCAAGTGACCCTTGAGCGTGATGAAAAAGGTCGAATCATCAAAGCAACCGATCCAGAAGGCCGTGAATTGGTGCATACCGGTATGACCAAAATGTCGAAATCGAAAAACAACGGTATCGACCCACAAGAAATGGTGGAAAAATACGGTGCAGATACCGTGCGTCTCTTCATGATGTTCGCGTCTCCTGCAGAAATGACGCTTGAATGGCAAGAATCAGGCGTAGAAGGGGCAAAACGTTTCTTAGGTCGTGTATGGAATTTGGTGTATGAATACAGCCAAAATCCTGCAAAAACGGCTTTAGATGTGACCGCACTTTCTGCAGACCAAAAAGCGCTTCGTCGTGATGTGCATAAAACCATCGCAAAAGTAAGCGATGATATTGGTCGTCGTCAGACTTTCAATACCGCTATCGCGGCAGTAATGGAGTTAATGAATAAATTAACCCGTGCGCCATTAGACAGCGAACAAGATCGTGCGGTTATGGCAGAAGCATTAAGCGCAGTCGTGCGTATGCTTTACCCAATCACACCACATATCTGCTTTGAATTATGGAAAGCTTTAGGCAACGAAAACAACATCGACCATGCAGAATGGGTGAAAGCTGACGAAGCAGCGATGGTCGAAGATGAAAAACTTATCGTGGTACAAGTCAACGGTAAAGTACGTGGTAAAGTGACCGTTGCAGCTGATGCGGATGAAGAAACCGTGAAAATGGTTGCATTTGCAGATGAAAATGTGAAGAAATTTACTGACAATACACAAATCGTAAAAGTGATTTATGTACCAGGTAAATTGTTAAATGTGGTAGTTAAACCGCAATAA
- the lptE gene encoding LPS assembly lipoprotein LptE, with protein MMKSIKTSCLVGATAFLTACGWHFDNGAAVPAELKTMALESSDPYSEMSMAMRKQLLSNNVNLVPAKQGVPVLRLNKQTSSDKVASVFKQGREAEKVLTLDVEASVRLANGETYTISAKINRTFFDNSRAALAKSAERDVIWNDMREQAARQLINKMAALQHQVQGK; from the coding sequence ATGATGAAATCAATCAAAACGAGCTGCTTAGTTGGGGCAACTGCCTTTTTAACTGCTTGTGGTTGGCACTTCGATAATGGTGCGGCTGTTCCTGCAGAATTAAAAACAATGGCTCTTGAAAGTAGCGACCCATACAGTGAAATGTCTATGGCTATGCGTAAGCAACTGCTTAGCAACAACGTAAACCTTGTGCCTGCAAAACAAGGGGTGCCAGTGTTGCGTTTAAATAAACAGACTTCAAGCGATAAAGTGGCGTCTGTCTTTAAACAAGGTCGTGAAGCAGAAAAAGTACTGACCCTTGATGTTGAGGCTAGCGTGCGTTTAGCAAATGGGGAAACCTATACAATCTCCGCAAAAATCAACCGCACTTTCTTTGATAACTCACGTGCTGCATTAGCAAAATCAGCTGAGCGCGATGTGATTTGGAATGATATGCGCGAACAAGCGGCTCGCCAATTAATTAATAAAATGGCCGCCTTGCAACATCAAGTTCAAGGAAAATAA
- the holA gene encoding DNA polymerase III subunit delta, which produces MNRIFPEQLASNLNSHLAKVYFLVGTDPLLLSESEDLIHQAALLQGFDEKNQITIDTNTDWPALIEASQSVGLFFNKQIFILNLPENLTALLQKNLQQFISGLNEDSLLVLTLPKLSKAAEKQEWFIQVNQLEPQAVIVNCQTPNSEQLSRWVKHRTKNMGLLADEEAIQLLCYSYENNLLALKQALQLLDLLYPDHKLTYNRVKSVVEQSSVFTPFQWIDALLSGKANRSKRILRGLQAEDVQPVILLRTLQRELLTLLELTKPQLRNPSLNTSLPTQTLKSDFDRLKIWQNRRPLYTAAIQRFTYQKLFEILQELADIERITKQEYGQDVWVKLADLSVKICL; this is translated from the coding sequence ATGAACCGCATTTTTCCTGAGCAACTGGCCTCTAACCTGAACAGCCATTTAGCGAAAGTCTATTTTTTGGTTGGGACAGATCCCCTGTTGCTCAGTGAAAGTGAAGACCTCATTCATCAAGCCGCCCTTCTTCAAGGTTTTGATGAAAAAAATCAAATCACTATAGATACTAATACTGACTGGCCTGCATTAATCGAGGCCAGCCAGTCTGTGGGACTCTTCTTTAATAAGCAAATTTTCATTCTCAATTTGCCCGAAAATTTGACCGCACTTTTACAGAAAAACCTTCAGCAATTTATCAGTGGATTAAATGAAGATAGCTTACTTGTCCTCACCTTGCCTAAATTGTCTAAAGCAGCCGAAAAACAAGAGTGGTTTATTCAGGTAAATCAACTTGAGCCACAAGCCGTTATTGTTAACTGCCAAACACCGAATTCAGAACAGCTTTCTCGTTGGGTGAAACATCGTACAAAAAACATGGGATTATTAGCTGATGAGGAAGCCATTCAACTACTTTGTTACAGCTATGAAAATAATCTGCTAGCATTGAAACAAGCGTTACAGCTTTTAGATTTGCTTTATCCTGATCACAAACTTACGTATAACCGCGTTAAATCCGTCGTAGAGCAATCTTCTGTCTTTACCCCTTTCCAATGGATTGATGCATTGTTATCAGGCAAAGCAAACCGCTCAAAGCGAATTTTGCGAGGTTTACAAGCTGAAGATGTGCAACCTGTCATTTTATTGCGTACTTTACAACGTGAACTGCTCACATTGTTAGAATTAACAAAACCACAGCTGCGTAATCCCTCTCTTAACACGAGTTTGCCAACACAGACACTCAAATCGGATTTTGACCGTCTCAAAATTTGGCAGAATCGTCGTCCTCTTTATACGGCAGCGATACAACGATTTACCTATCAAAAGCTCTTTGAAATATTGCAAGAATTAGCAGATATTGAGCGCATCACCAAACAAGAATATGGACAAGATGTGTGGGTAAAATTGGCCGACTTATCGGTTAAAATTTGTTTATAA